One part of the Rutidosis leptorrhynchoides isolate AG116_Rl617_1_P2 chromosome 1, CSIRO_AGI_Rlap_v1, whole genome shotgun sequence genome encodes these proteins:
- the LOC139882147 gene encoding pentatricopeptide repeat-containing protein At3g57430, chloroplastic → MSALTVISHPFQIDTNKNLGFPSKISSSVSPSYSSWIEQLRSETRSNNFRQAISVYIDMTTAGHPPDNFAFPAVLKAATEIQDLNLGEQVHGAVVKLGYDESSVTVANTLLNLYGKCGGLSDVVKVFDKITERDRVSWNTMIASLCRFEEWELALDMFRRMQVDRVEPNSFTLVSMSLACSNLETRRGVMLGKQVHAYSLRTGESMSFTNNSLMSMYAKLGRIKDSVSIFRNFGDKNMVSWNTMISSLAQKDRFEEAMDVFRLMILNGMKPDGVTLSSVLPACSHLELLDFGTEIHAYALRNVSLIENSYVCSALVDMYCNCRKVGTGRRVFDGLVNRSLANWNAMLAGYTQNGFYDDALVLFFDMMEFSGLVPNPTSMASVLPASVHCEAFHDKESMHGYVVKMGFSTDGYVQNALMDLYARMGKIDISRNIFDKMEIKDTVSWNTMITGYVVCGCHEHALDLLHKMTQRDKIFDQIKEKDYDNNVTCKPNSITLMTVLPGCAALAALAKGKEIHAYAIRNLLASDVAVGSALVDMYAKCGCLTLAENVFNLMPVRNVITWNVMFMAYGMHGKGDVALSRFENMVAEVKPNEVTFISLFAACSHSGMVNEGRNLFYRMKDEYGVDPTEDHYGCVVDLLGRAGQLAEAHELINNMPSWFNKVGAWSSLLGACWIHQNVELGEIAAHYLLELEPDVASHYVLLSNIYSSLGLWKKANEVRKNMIRNGVKKEPGCSWIEFEDKVHKFVAGDNSHPQSEKLYEFLETLSERLKQEGYVPDTSCVLHNVNEEEKETLLCAHSERLAIAFGLLNTPPGVPIRVAKNLRVCNDCHSATKFISKVVEREIIVRDVRRFHYFKDGKCSCGDYW, encoded by the coding sequence ATGTCAGCATTGACTGTAATATCACACCCATTTCAAATTGACACAAATAAAAATTTGGGGTTTCCCTCCAAAATCTCATCATCAGTTTCACCTTCATATTCTTCATGGATCGAACAACTTCGATCCGAAACTCGGTCCAACAATTTCCGCCAAGCGATATCGGTTTACATCGATATGACAACTGCAGGTCACCCGCCCGATAATTTCGCTTTCCCTGCTGTTTTGAAGGCTGCTACGGAAATTCAAGATTTGAATTTGGGTGAACAGGTTCATGGAGCTGTAGTTAAGCTTGGGTACGATGAATCTTCGGTGACTGTTGCGAATACGTTGTTGAATTTGTATGGGAAATGTGGGGGTTTGAGTGATGTAGTTAAGGTGTTCGATAAAATTACTGAGAGAGACAGAGTTTCGTGGAATACGATGATTGCTTCGTTGTGTAGGTTCGAGGAATGGGAGCTTGCGTTGGATATGTTTAGGCGAATGCAGGTTGATAGAGTAGAACCTAATTCGTTTACTTTGGTGAGCATGTCGCTTGCATGTTCGAATTTAGAGACTCGTCGTGGTGTTATGCTTGGGAAGCAAGTTCATGCTTATAGTTTGAGAACCGGGGAGAGTATGAGTTTTACGAATAATTCTTTGATGTCAATGTATGCAAAATTAGGAAGAATTAAAGATTCAGTTTCAATATTTCGAAATTTTGGTGATAAAAATATGGTTTCTTGGAACACTATGATTAGTTCACTTGCACAGAAAGATCGGTTTGAGGAGGCGATGGATGTGTTTCGGCTTATGATTCTTAATGGAATGAAACCTGATGGTGTCACACTTTCAAGTGTTCTTCCTGCTTGCTCTCATTTAGAGTTGTTAGATTTTGGGACTGAAATTCATGCTTATGCATTGAGAAACGTTAGTTTGATCGAAAATTCGTATGTGTGTAGTGCGTTGGTTGACATGTACTGCAATTGTAGAAAAGTTGGAACGGGCCGTAGAGTTTTTGATGGCCTCGTCAACCGAAGTCTTGCAAATTGGAATGCTATGCTTGCTGGCTATACACAAAATGGGTTTTACGATGATGCATTGGTGCTTTTCTTTGACATGATGGAGTTTTCTGGTCTTGTTCCGAACCCTACAAGTATGGCGAGTGTATTACCAGCTTCTGTGCATTGTGAAGCGTTTCATGACAAAGAAAGCATGCACGGTTATGTTGTGAAAATGGGATTTTCAACCGATGGCTATGTGCAAAATGCGCTTATGGACTTGTATGCTAGAATGGGAAAGATTGATATTTCAAGGAACATATTTGATAAAATGGAGATTAAAGATACAGTTTCTTGGAATACAATGATCACCGGATACGTTGTTTGTGGATGTCATGAACACGCGTTAGATCTGCTACACAAGATGACACAAAGAGacaaaatttttgatcaaattaaagAGAAAGATTATGATAATAACGTTACGTGTAAACCAAATTCGATAACCCTAATGACAGTTCTTCCAGGTTGTGCAGCATTAGCAGCACTTGCAAAGGGGAAAGAAATCCATGCTTATGCTATTAGAAATCTATTGGCATCAGATGTTGCTGTTGGGAGTGCATTAGTTGACATGTATGCAAAATGTGGTTGCTTAACGTTAGCCGAAAATGTGTTCAACTTGATGCCCGTAAGAAATGTGATCACGTGGAATGTTATGTTTATGGCTTATGGTATGCACGGGAAAGGAGATGTTGCCCTATCGCGTTTTGAAAATATGGTGGCGGAAGTTAAGCCAAACGAGGTTACATTCATTTCACTTTTTGCAGCTTGTAGTCATTCGGGAATGGTAAATGAAGGCCGAAACTTGTTTTATAGAATGAAAGATGAATATGGTGTTGACCCAACTGAAGATCATTACGGCTGTGTGGTTGACTTGCTTGGTCGAGCCGGCCAGTTAGCTGAAGCCCATGAGCTCATTAACAACATGCCTTCATGGTTCAATAAAGTAGGTGCTTGGAGTAGCTTACTTGGCGCTTGCTGGATTCACCAAAATGTTGAACTCGGGGAGATTGCAGCTCATTATCTACTTGAATTGGAACCCGATGTGGCTAGTCACTATGTTCTACTTTCAAACATCTACTCATCTTTAGGGTTGTGGAAAAAAGCAAATGAAGTTAGGAAAAATATGATCAGAAATGGAGTAAAGAAAGAACCTGGATGCAGTTGGATTGAGTTCGAGGATAAAGTTCATAAATTTGTCGCGGGTGATAATTCGCACCCGCAAAGCGAGAAACTTTATGAGTTTCTTGAAACGTTATCTGAGAGATTGAAACAGGAAGGTTATGTGCCCGATACGTCGTGTGTTCTTCACAATGTTAACGAGGAGGAAAAAGAGACGTTACTTTGTGCCCATAGTGAGAGGCTGGCAATAGCATTTGGGTTACTCAACACGCCACCTGGCGTTCCGATTAGAGTTGCGAAAAACCTTCGAGTTTGTAATGATTGTCATTCTGCAACCAAGTTTATTTCGAAGGTTGTTGAGAGGG